The sequence GCTGTAGTCGACAAAAGTTGAGGTcatctatctctcttctacttctgctTCATGCATGCAGACATAACTACAATCAAGCAAGATGACAAACATACAGAACGACGCTGGACCTTCGACCTCAAGAGAGGGATGGCATACTACGTGAGTGATCCTCTCTCATAAATATAAATATATTTCAACACAGTATAGCCTTGCCTGTGGGTCGTCAACTTAACTGATCATCTTGCGAATTGAACGCTGTAGCACACTCAGGATCCCATTCCATACGCCCCAACATGCGCAGATAGCCAAACAAGCCTTGGAAGTGGATAAAGAGCAGAATGCCGTGTTCGTGCATCGAGAGTTGGAGGTACAGGGAGATGTATTGATAGCGTGAGTAGAGTAGCCTGATCCGTCATTCTTTCTCACCTCGAAAATATCCTATGGGAATGAAGAGGTATACCATATACTTGAGCATTGGGCCTTCCCATGTCAATTCACATAGATACATCCAACATACTGACCAACGCTGGCAAAGATAGCACCTACTCAACCACAACCATCCGCCTCCTCAGACTATCAACCAACTCCTTCCTATCCTCTCTCGACCTCGTCGTACGCAGTATGACTTCGTTCGCTCCCGACCCTTCTGATCGCGTGATATCAGATgaagagttggagaagataCGGGTGGAAGCTAATAGGTCGACAGGGGCGGAGGGGAGTATAGAGTtgagaggtgatggagtAGGCGCGGGGAGTGGACAGGAGGTGAAGTAGGAGTGGAATTATTGGAGATTTACATTGGATGATCTTATGGGCAATACCTTTAGTCAGATAGGATGATTGGGGCTGGAGAGCTCGTATTGTCAAAGTATAGAGAAGATATCATTATCAGATGATCAATTAGACCTGTAGAAAATTGGAGAGCTTGGCTCTCCTGGTCCCATCAGAAGTAACGATTCTGTACTGTACAAATAGAACATCAAAATATGCCATCTAAGAATATGATAATGCaattcatcatcatccctacTCTATGGCTTTCATTCAATATACACATATCTTCTACTTTCCTTCCCATTCTACACAAAACCACACCTAACTGAACAACTTGTTAACACTCATATTACTCTCCGCATTCTTCTTCAATACCTTCGCCACGGCCATTTCGAAATCCTCTTGTCCTACATATTGTCGTCTTTCCCTCAGAGCGTACATACCTAATATGACCCAAATCAGCTAAGCCCATATCGTTCTCGAAGTGAATTTTGAGGGTAATTTAGCTGAGAGCAGAGACACTCACCAGCCTCAGTACATATACCTCTAACCTCCGCACCGGAACAATGACCCATCTTCTCAGCCAGCGATCGAAAATTGATTCCACGTTGTAATGACATCTGCACGCAGCAGTCATACACAAATCAGCAAACACTCTCAAAGCAGCTGATGGCCGGGGTAGCTGTGATTATGCGGTGCATTTTACTTACCTTCCTGGAGTGGATCTTGAGAATCGTAATTCTGGCTTCagggttgggaggtgggaaTTCGATCTTACGGTCAATACGACCTGGTCGAAGTAAAGCCGAATCGAGGATATCTATTCGGTTGGTAGCCATGATGACCTATTTCAAAGTATCAGCTTGTGTTACGTTCGTTGGTATAACCCTAACTTTAAAGCTGCAACATTCAATCAAGCGAGGACGTGTCATGTTTGATGACCCCTGTCATTGGGGAAGATCAACGGGAGGAAAGATGGCCCACCTTGATATTCTTGGTAGGTTCAAACCCATCCAACTGATTCAACAactccatcatcgtcctctgcACTTCCGAatcaccacccccacccccctcACCCCCACGAGAAGAACCTATCGAGTCAATTTCATCCATAAAGATGATTGACGGAGCATGCTCCCTAGCCATGACGAACAACTCTCTAACCATCCTTGATCCCTCTCCAATATACTTCTGTACCAGCTCTGACCCCGAGACTCTAATGAATCTACAATCCGTATGATGCGCCACAGCCCTCGCTAAGAGGGTCTTACCTGTCCCGGGGGGGCCGTAGAGCAACACACCCTTGGGTTGGGCGATACCCAGCGATTCGAATAATTCTGGGTGCTTTACGGGTAATTCGATGacttctttgatctctttgATTTGCTTGTCGAGTCCTCCGACCATCTCGTACGTTGAATCGGGCACTTtctcaaccatcatcaacgatACGAGGGGATCAATCTTGTTAGGTAAGATtgagtggaggaggtaagagTCGGCTCGGAGGGCAACTCGGATATTGGGTGTGAGtgaggagatgggaatgtCGGGGGAGAAGTCGACAACTACGTTTATACAGAGAATTATCAGCTTATATCCCATCCCCATGAGCGAGAGAGGGTGCAATCAAGCTGAGCTACAAGCTGAGCTTGGGAAGATGACCCACCATATTTCCCCTCAGGCTGAACTTTCACCAACACCTTCTTCTTACCCATCACTTTCACAACTTCCCCAACGTAACTTCCAGGCTCCTGCAGAACTTGTAGCTCTTCTCTTAACAGTCGGACTATAAATCGAACCACATGTCAGCTTGTGAAGAGGCTATGTTGCGTCGATTTGCAAGCTCACCTCTAGTGTTCAAAGCATTTCGTTGAGCTTCTAGACGTCTGAGATTCTGGGTCTTCTTGGTTATATCCAATTCGGCAGCTTCGATCTTGTTTTGATAGTATGTCTACATTGTCCCATGAATCAGCTGCCATCAGCTGCCGCCCTATGCCTAGCACGATGTAGCTGAAATGAACGATGcacaacccaccttgatacTTCCCCCTGGGACCGAGGTGGGTGTCTTGGGCATCTTTTGGGTCGCCACGGCCATGATGGGGGGTATAgcgaagatgggattgacTGGGATTTCAGAGGTCGAAGTGGGCAGTGCTGCGATTGTTCTATGTGCTTGTTGATGATTCGCGTGGTATAAGTATGACAATGTAACTGACTAATGTATAGATGATTCCATTGAAATGAATCAATCAACTGTACGATGAACTGCATCTTCAACTGTACGTTGCAACTGTCAAAGGGGACGCGTGAGTGATGACACTCTACCACTATAGCTATGACGGACAAGGTGATAACGCGGAATCAAGTATCACTCAACCATTGCAGTCGATAATAATGCCACGTAAGCATTGCAACCACCCGTCATACAACTACGATGCAGTCAGAGTGAAGTGTATTGACATGAATCAGTGCAGGTTgcatgttgatgatgatgatgatgattgatcaacCGGACTACACTGATCTCCTGGACATATCTCATCTGTACACCAAAGCATAACAAAATGATCATA comes from Kwoniella bestiolae CBS 10118 chromosome 1, complete sequence and encodes:
- a CDS encoding 26S protease regulatory subunit 8, producing MAVATQKMPKTPTSVPGGSIKTYYQNKIEAAELDITKKTQNLRRLEAQRNALNTRVRLLREELQVLQEPGSYVGEVVKVMGKKKVLVKVQPEGKYVVDFSPDIPISSLTPNIRVALRADSYLLHSILPNKIDPLVSLMMVEKVPDSTYEMVGGLDKQIKEIKEVIELPVKHPELFESLGIAQPKGVLLYGPPGTGKTLLARAVAHHTDCRFIRVSGSELVQKYIGEGSRMVRELFVMAREHAPSIIFMDEIDSIGSSRGGEGGGGGDSEVQRTMMELLNQLDGFEPTKNIKVIMATNRIDILDSALLRPGRIDRKIEFPPPNPEARITILKIHSRKMSLQRGINFRSLAEKMGHCSGAEVRGICTEAGMYALRERRQYVGQEDFEMAVAKVLKKNAESNMSVNKLFS